The segment aatagtttgttgTATAATTTTGCTCATCATATAATCACATTTTAATTGTCTCAGTTGTATGAAATATGGAATCATTTTCCTGATCTTGTTTGTGTTTTATAAAGTACTATGGTTTATGGTAAATTTCAATTCTGGCACTGTGGCACATGCGACAGGCAAAAGGAGCTgctaattttcaagaaaaaagagAACATATATGAACTGAAAAATGGTGAGAATGAATACAAGGTATCACATCATAAAAATGATCAATTTACACAGAAAGAACAGAGCCAGCGAGCTCTACAGCAGTTCACCAACACTAAAAAATTTTACAGTTAACTACAAGAAAAACTATAATTCCATGAACGACgggacttgagtttttcttagACGTCAACAGTTTCTGTAGAAGGTGAAGACATCAACAGTTTAAACAGAAACCCGGCCATTAACCCAATGAGTCCCACCAGAAGTGCAAACTTTAGAGAGAAGCCTGCGTCACTTCTCCGCCTTTTTTGTCTCTTCAGCACTTCCTGCAGTACAGTGAGGCAACATATATGAGAGCAGTGGCCAACTATACGAAAGGAGATGCATgcaagatgataataatttaacttaagTTTCATTTATCCACAAATGAACAGTCTTAGATCCAGATACACGAGAAATTTCTGAAGGTAAGATTTACTGTTAATATACCAGCTATCTTCTTCTCGTGCTGTTTTTCCCATTAGGTTgagtatagtttaatttatatgCGACCAGATAATTATACGTCCAAAGCTTTTGTTACATACTCCCTTGTCTGCTTCAAATAAAGCAAGCTGAGTCTAAACAAGTTGCTACACTCTTTCTTCCCATGTGAAAGGGTAAATTCAAacctttctctctctttttggTTCACAGAATTATCCTGAATTATCCTGTCTTATTCCTTTATCAAATGACTCTGTATAACGACCCAAgattataatgaaataataGCAAGTCAAATACATCACTTGCGATTTATCTTCTGCTGCTTTTCATGTATCACTAGGATTAATCTGATCAGATAGTTCTATATATTGAGCAACCTTTGTGTACTATTGTACTATCAATTTAGACCAGCATATATTCTTACATGAAAGTAATTGTCATAACCATATAAATAGAAATATGTGTAGTACACTAACCAGTTCCTGTTGCAGCTGCTGCGTTTGTCGGAAAACTGCATCTCTTTCATCTCTGGCACGCTGCACTGCTTGACTCTATACCATCAAAGAGAAACCATATAGTACAATATCAAACTTGGGACAAAGATAAAATTATGCATCTCATGCACAAACTTGGAGATGGTGAttgcattaaaatattttgtgtatGCATGATTTCCAAGCTGACTTAAAGTTTTGACTGGCCAACATAACCTCCATTTAATAAGAGCTAAAATACCTATCTTAAGTCACAATATTTCTTCGTCCCTAATATCGATAACAGAGCTTTATACACTATGCCACGTCAGTAACGAAAGCTTAAACTGAGGATGATTCATCCACAATTTGACTGAATTCTATATCTAGAGTTGCAGTTctcttttttcaaattgagaagTAGAACCGTCTGTTTTGAAAAGTTTCATCTGGAATCAAGTGTTGTGATACAAGGCAACATGGCTCTGAAAAAATACTCTAAGATGGTATATGGCCCGTGATTTGACCATGGTCTATGGGTATGGGCGAGAAGATCAAAGGTCATCTTGAAATTAAAGTGACTGATAAGCTTAGAGCCTTAGACAACTTCCCCAAAAGAAATtctgtcaaaaaataaaagccTTGGCAATTGCTCCTTTCTTCAAATTTAGTCTTACATGGACATCTCCATATGAGGTCTCAATTTCCACAAGTAGTTCCTGAGGAGCAAGAAGAAAGAGTGTCTCCACCAAGGAAAGAAATGGTCAGAATCACGTTTTCACAAAGACCATCCTTGACTACCAAATTATCAAGTAAATCTTACACTGCTGTATCAGGTTCCACATAGTTCTTTTATCCTTGTTCTTAATGTCATTGACGCAAACAGCTATTCAGATAATAAAAGTTCCTGTATCTTCTATTTCTTAATGGTGTAATGTTTCTTCTTAGGGTTTGTTATAAGCAAAAAAATATGCACAATTTTTCATCTAGGAAGGAGAAGCGAAGTGAGATGGTAAATATCTGTTCTTCCATTATCACTTTATCCTCAAAAGGCACGATAATAATTGTTGTTCAtcctttctcaaaaaaatttgtCTTCACCAGTTTCATAAGGAAAATCTCGCAAACCCTTCCATCACAAAGACACAATAAAGCAAACACATAAAGCACTTAACCTGTCTCACACCCGCTATCTAGAAAAGCCGAACATTTAAATTGAGCATGCAGAAAACCAGTGGAAAGACTACTTGCATTGTGAAATCTAGCAACACGTGGCTCTTATatagaggaaaagaaaaagggaaaaagacgAAGACTGACAAGTTATTATGACTAAAACTTGTTCAAAATCTCCAGATATTATTAGAGAAAGGTTCCTTGAAAACCTCATGTGCATACATTTCAGTCAACAATCGTTATATCTTAAAAAATCGAGCAGCACGACTTTTAAAAGTAAGGACTTGAGATCTAAATTAGACTATGAGCTGAATTCAGAACTTACAGAGTTGCCATCAGAACTTTGTTTAAACGCATCTTCAGAATGTCCCGGAGATGAGTGAGGAGAGATGTAAACAACCTTAAGCTTGCACTCTTCTACATTTCTTCCACTATCCTTATTAAACTGGATTATGAAATAGTAGTCAATAGCATAGAGTGAAAATAAGAAGATAACAAACATTCTCACTTCAATCATAATACAGAATTCCATCAAATTCTTACAGTATCTGGAGGAAGTTCCTCAGCATCACTATTCACAATGGTGCTCTGTAAGAGGAACTTGTCCTTGCATTGCATGTCTGAGGGATACTCCTTTTGAGCTTGAAGGGTGACTGGAGACATTATTAAGTTAAGAATAATACAGGATGAGAACAATCATTAAACGGGCATCATTTTCGTTTCTTGATAAGTGAAAACATAAAACGATGTCAATGTCAGGATAGAACAACGAATTTCCTGGACAACTGAGATGtcacaagaagaaaatattgagTACAATGAGGTGAACCTAAATGGATATCTAACTGCATAGGCATCCTCTTAACAAAAAGAGACATCACATAAGATTTCCATGTCACAGATTACAAATGGCCAAGTTGCAGAAATATTTGTCACAGAATATCTGTTTTCTTGGATTATTTTAGTATATGATTAGAGTATAATATCCTTATGTAATCATCATTGCAAATGGCGGATCcagaatttgaagtttatggCTTCCTACAACGACCTCaagataatatataataatacttGGGTTCACAGTCAAGTATTTATGTATTTGTGGATTTCCTAAGACAAATACAGGGTTTGAGCAAAAGCTATTGGGTTCTCGTAAACCTGTAGGTTGAAGGCTAGATCCGCCCCAAATTGCAATCAAAGGGGGTTATATTTGCAATGAAGTAaaaccaacaaaaaaagaaaattgtgccGTGCACGAGTGACGAGACAATACACTATGAGCCATTAAAATGATTCCAGGTCATAACTCTTAAAGATCAGTTCATCCTACCTAAGTTTGAATATTCCAATCAGCAAAAAAGAGTAAATTGATCCAAACCAATATTTGAACATCATGTGCATACATTTAATGCTGCTTTACTATATTTTCAGGCTAACATTAGAAACTTTTGTGCAGGATATGTTTGCATAAACGCTACTACTTTCGATGCTAACTGTGatacaaaagattttagtgcTTCTAATAGAACTTCCAAGATTCAGAGTGGCACCTCGTATAAAACATGAATCCCAAGGATGTATAACACCCGTGTTTGGCCGAACAAAATACTTCTTAGGAGAAGTAGTTTTCACCtagcaacaaaaataaaacaggATATATCTAGATATGAGTTGTAATAGTcattaaaaatgtgataaaacaAATATGAGATTTTGACAAATTCAGATAAAGCATACCTTGAAAGCAACATAACTCTCTGTGCTGTTTGTAACTTTAAGATCACAGTAGCTTTGTTTCTCCAGCTCAACTAACACAGGAAAGCCAAGTGATATTAGGTATGGTAAGTGTATGCTACAAAAAGTACCAATAGAAGGCCTCTAACCTACAAACCTCAaggaaggaagaaaaaaaaatccttcaTGCAACCCAAAGAACTCACTgaagacaaaaagaaaatgcaaaaacatgtaaagtACAAAGATCTCAATCATTTCGCCAGTTTATTTGTGCTACTACTGTCTACTGATATGCTCCGTTGCATAAgaacattaatatttattagttgCAAAGAAACATTACTAAGATATTACGTGTGTGAATGTGCGCCTGAGTCCTCCAATCGCTTCTGGCATTTATTCATCGCTCTTTATGGAGTGCAGTGGGTTATGCCAAAATACTAAAGGAGACCTTTCAGAGCTGGAAGGGgtacataaaaaaaaagcaacTCAAAATGTGGAGAATAGTTCTTCTGTTCATTCTCGAACAGTTTGGTTGAAGAAGTCCTTGTTCATCAAGCTTTTGATGTAACTTGAAGAGTGTAACTGACTTTGATTTTAATCCTGTGCATATTTTGGAGCATCTATTTGGTACtatgattaattaaattatctttcttcgtgaaaatatgtatatataggaAGTAATCAAATAGCTGATCTAACTTAGTGAGATACTTATTTCTCAAACTATATCAACAGCTCTGAAATTTTGTACTTGACAAGTCGATTTTCTACTAACGACAAGCTTTTAGCTTCCAGGTTTGACACATACAATTACAGAAAACCGTGTCTAAGTTTCCTCTCTTATTAGTGATGATGTTGTCTAGGCTAACTTGCGGGCACCTCAATTATTCCACTGGTATGCTACCTTCCACTAGCAAAGGTACCAAGGAAATCTGTCCATCCAAACTTAGGAGATACCATACCTTGTAGTTTAACTCAATCATACTGATAATCGCTCACAGTAACTCACCCCAAAATCAATTGATACACAATCACTCTTTCTGCTCCGtcaaattcacaattgaactcacATTTTGCACAAAGAAATTGATGATAGAAACATTTAACAACAAAACCTTACATGAAATCCTTTTAAAACTTCACCCATAAAGTTACTCTCTTGTCATTTATTCTTTTATCTCCTACTGATAAGCAGTAAACCCTTTTCCTGCATCCAGACTCCCACCCTCAACCCCGAGAGAAGCTTAAAAATAGATCTGATCAGGATGTAATCAGCTAATCTATTATTTCGTCAAAACAATTTCACCAAAAAGCTCATAATTCAAGACAAATTCACATACTTTCGGGTCTGTAAATGCTTACTAAAACACAAATTTGATCGCTTTCCTTACCCTCCTccatttcttcttattttttattatctcTCACACATCTTGTGTAGATAGAACTCGAttaacaaacaacaacaacaacatatccagtgtAATCCTACAAAGCGACTAACCAAATCAAAATTCCAACTTTCATCATCACAATAAATCCAATTATACAACAACCGcaaaacagaaacaaaaatCAGAGAGATAAGAGAGTTTACATTGGAATTTGAGCTCCTCCGGACTAACAGATATAAACTGGTTTGTAGCACCAGTCATGATCACGATCGAACCTCAAAGTAATCAGCTattaaaaacctaaaaaattccaaaacacaCACAAACCCTAGATCACACAAAAATGCATCAAATAGTAATGCTGTATAGGAGAAAATAGCAATACCTTTTCACCGGAGAAAGATCTGAAAGTAGCTTTACGGAGAGCTCCGAGAGAATGAAGAGGAAAAAAGTGAATATCTTAGTTATGAAAGTGTCTTATAGTGCTAATGATGGAGGTGGTGGAAATGATGGCACGACACATGGCCAAACTGTGAGGAAGCTGACGTCCGATTCTAAAGCGAATGTACCACTCCttgcttttcttttatttttatttttttaaaaaagactcAAACATATCATCGAATTTTAATAACAGTCTCTATTATATTCGTCCATAAAAATTTAACTCATTGATTAAGAATCAGCTAttagcaaaaaaatattatgtgatttttttaatccGTCTTAGTTTTAGTGTCTCGATAGGATGTGGCTGGTTAGAAATATAGATTTTGAGAGTAGAGAATTAGCTCCTATTGTAAATGAGTTATCTTTCTAATATTTCGATAGGGAGATAGATTTTGATATGTCCAAAAGCTGATTTGAATATTATAGTCAttattaagataaaataattttgattttgtaaaaactatttttatacatGATTAATTATAATTCGATTAggttattaattaaaaaaaagcttaaattaattattgcaatcatttttagaaaatttggcttatttatataaaaaaatttaacagaTGATAGAGTGTTTGACCTTTTCCTATAGTGCCtattatttatatcaaaataactCAACAaatgcttcttcttttttcttttcttgttagAGTAAATTGTTAGAGCACATTTTTCGAGAGATTTATTAAATGGTTCTGAGCTACATCATTTATTGTTTTACGATTGGATGCTCAAAATATTTCAATGGGATATCAAACGTAACGCAACGTATCTATGATATTTTCTAATCGAAATTTATGTTGAGCGAGATGAAAATTTAgcttcataaaattcaaaagttatattAGAAAAGATATGATGGTTATAACTTATATATAAAGAtatttgattcataattttttattaaataagccgtaataaaaaataaaaattacttctATCATactaaaagacaaaaataaaagatattcaaaaaaactaaaataatccaGATATTATCAAcgtattttctcaaaaaaatcaaatctataTAAGACCTTAATAAATATCTCAAAAGGaaccttttttttattagacactctgtttttttttgtttttttaatattgcTTTGTGGGAAacaagaaaaatcattttttaaaatttattcagTCAATAGATTTGTGGGAAGCATCTACTctagttttttttagttttttttttggttcgtATAACCTAATGTAGACTTCTATTAATgtataaataactaaaattagTTGAACATATATGTAAACAACCGACAGTGTATATTATTGGATATATAATGTAGCAAGTCGCGTTATTTATTCTAATCacaattgaaatttaaattataccAGAATTAGAATTATACCGATAATGAATAAACAACGTTGgttgattaataaaataaaacatgtatttaTAGAAAATGATATTAAATCGATTTTTTCAATGTTGAAAGATTCTTTTTATGGAGAAAGAGTTTGAAGAGAAAGGGGAAATATACTTTAACCAAACTCACATAGAATCCGTCTCGATCATTCATTAACCTCgtctcaaaatatatatatctacgtagaaattaaaaaaatattttgtataaaattaacataaagcACTCAAAGAATTAATTATCTTGACTGGTCCATTGACTCTTTGATGAGTGCTTAAAGCTCTTTTAGCGTTGTTGAGCCCGAGTTCAAATCTCACTGTTAACATGTATCCGCCACTGACCTTAACTGAACTCACAACCTTTAAGGCAAATCTAAGCACAATTGCACAAATTAAACAGCACTACacaaaaagaatgaataacAACCTATTCAGCAATGTCTGATGTAAATTACACTTCCAAGACTTTGAATTGCCAAAAAGAAAAGGTACAAAAATTGTCAAGGAAAAGGACAGTTGAAAGAGGCCAACTATAAGGACTGGGCTCTCATTTGAAAGTGGAGAGCCTTGGGAGCTTGTCGCGCAAATAGTACAATCTTGCACGCCTGACTTTTCGGTGCTTAACTACTTTGAGCTCCTTGATATTTGGTGAATACCTGTCATCAAAAGCAAAAGGAGAATGATAACATAAGGTTCTATTGTAGTATCCAACTTTCgtgcacctcgactaattccacgaGATACATGTCACCTCACACCAGCAACGGATGGAAAGAATACAAGGATTTATCCATGCACATTTAAATGAAGAAAGTTCTTCCTTTTATCCGTGATTCTGATGGAACAAATTTGACATAAAACTATGGAGCAAGTCTAGATTACATTTCTAAAACGATACTCGACATTCAAATTGTGTCTCCAAGCTTTAAAAGGAGAGAGGAACCAAGATGTCCAGTGTAAGAGCAACTCAAAAGGAAGTCAAGATTACATTTCTAGATGATACTTGAAATTCAAATTATGTCTCCGGGTTTTGAAAGGAGACAAGAACGAAGATGTCCAGTGTAAGAGCAACTCACTGAGATAAGACGAATAGCGAGGTTGTTTTCACTTTAAAGTCAAATCACATATGCCCCAACTTTTAGCAAATTGGAGTTTTGTTCCCTACACAACTTGATCGGTGTCAGTAATTCAAAATGATCCTCCTACTACTTCTCCAATCGTATCACTTGGAGCACAGTGGCAGCCATGATCAAAATACCCCAAGGGGAAAAAAAACGAAAACAAAAATAGGTCTTTCTTGTCAAGGGGGAAGTGTTTTGAACTACTATAATCAGATGGGAAACAGGAATGATCCATAGAAG is part of the Solanum pennellii chromosome 8, SPENNV200 genome and harbors:
- the LOC107027005 gene encoding vesicle-associated protein 2-1: MTGATNQFISVSPEELKFQFELEKQSYCDLKVTNSTESYVAFKVKTTSPKKYFVRPNTGVIHPWDSCFIRVTLQAQKEYPSDMQCKDKFLLQSTIVNSDAEELPPDTFNKDSGRNVEECKLKVVYISPHSSPGHSEDAFKQSSDGNSSQAVQRARDERDAVFRQTQQLQQELEVLKRQKRRRSDAGFSLKFALLVGLIGLMAGFLFKLLMSSPSTETVDV